A single window of Pyxidicoccus xibeiensis DNA harbors:
- a CDS encoding NmrA/HSCARG family protein gives MSNPVSRPILVTGATGKQGGAVVRALLQAGRSVRALTRDPGSAAGQALAAQGVDVVNGDFHDPASLDAALVGVDGVFSMQMGSHPDDPETEIRTGKALVEAAHRADVRVIVHTSVARAGDHENFIGWDEGRWEPLYWKNKAAVNAMVKAQGFRHWVILKPALIMENLLPPMVHFMYPSLVDRGQLDTATELDTRLDWIAAQDIGAFAAAAFADPERFHGHEIDLAAESVTLVEIAAKLTEATRKPVSAVTSSEDEMLARGEHALSVRSQVWNNVEGYKVDLDAVRSWGVPLTTLDQFIKQHRDKFVIG, from the coding sequence ATGTCGAACCCCGTCAGCCGCCCCATCCTCGTGACGGGTGCCACCGGCAAACAAGGTGGTGCTGTCGTCCGTGCGCTGCTGCAAGCCGGGCGCTCCGTGCGCGCGCTGACGCGCGATCCGGGCTCGGCTGCAGGGCAGGCGCTCGCAGCCCAGGGCGTGGACGTCGTGAATGGCGACTTTCATGATCCCGCCAGCCTCGATGCGGCACTGGTAGGGGTGGACGGCGTTTTCTCGATGCAGATGGGATCGCATCCTGATGACCCAGAGACCGAGATCCGAACCGGCAAGGCATTGGTCGAGGCTGCTCACCGCGCGGACGTACGCGTAATCGTCCACACCTCTGTCGCTCGTGCGGGTGATCATGAGAACTTCATCGGTTGGGATGAGGGGCGCTGGGAGCCGCTGTATTGGAAGAACAAGGCGGCAGTGAACGCGATGGTCAAGGCGCAAGGTTTCCGCCACTGGGTGATCCTGAAGCCCGCCTTGATCATGGAGAACCTGCTGCCACCGATGGTGCACTTCATGTACCCCTCGCTTGTCGACCGCGGCCAGCTCGACACTGCGACTGAGCTGGATACCCGCCTCGACTGGATCGCGGCGCAGGACATCGGCGCGTTCGCAGCCGCCGCCTTCGCCGACCCGGAGCGTTTCCACGGTCACGAGATTGACCTCGCCGCAGAGTCCGTCACTTTGGTCGAGATCGCAGCCAAGTTGACAGAGGCCACCAGAAAGCCGGTTTCGGCCGTTACCTCGTCAGAGGATGAGATGCTCGCTCGAGGCGAACATGCGCTGAGCGTCAGAAGCCAGGTATGGAACAACGTCGAGGGCTATAAGGTGGACCTCGATGCCGTTCGTAGCTGGGGCGTGCCGCTGACCACGCTTGACCAATTCATCAAGCAGCACCGCGATAAGTTCGTCATCGGCTGA
- a CDS encoding GNAT family N-acetyltransferase encodes MSPSEVRLVPARPEHVDYWLVLRAEPGARRFVDTEDDSREQLLRRIAEAGRLGEPHAKGFRWFVEHEGRLIGTVSARDVSRTHGRAQLGYMLSDAYHGRGLGTRAVGLMLEQLFTLPFLQRVWLTTLEENVASQAVARKLGFTREGTLRAHLAFLGERRSQQLWGLLRPEWEARRSG; translated from the coding sequence ATGAGCCCCTCCGAGGTGCGTCTCGTCCCCGCGCGGCCCGAGCACGTGGACTACTGGCTGGTGCTGCGGGCCGAGCCCGGCGCGCGGCGCTTCGTGGACACGGAGGACGACTCGCGCGAGCAGCTGCTCCGGCGCATCGCCGAGGCGGGCCGGCTGGGGGAGCCGCATGCGAAGGGCTTCCGCTGGTTCGTGGAGCACGAAGGCCGGCTCATCGGCACGGTGTCGGCGCGCGACGTGTCGCGCACGCACGGCCGGGCGCAGCTGGGCTACATGCTGTCGGACGCGTACCACGGCCGGGGCCTGGGCACGCGCGCGGTGGGGCTGATGCTGGAGCAGCTGTTCACGCTGCCCTTCCTCCAGCGCGTGTGGCTCACGACGCTGGAGGAGAATGTGGCGTCGCAGGCGGTGGCGCGCAAGCTGGGCTTCACGCGGGAAGGCACCCTGCGCGCGCACCTGGCCTTCCTGGGCGAGCGCCGGAGCCAGCAGCTCTGGGGCCTGCTGCGTCCCGAGTGGGAGGCGCGGCGGAGCGGGTAG
- a CDS encoding LETM1 domain-containing protein — protein sequence MLDFSKAGWLVPLLDETIASASEPSLQPSDVLMDSGRARARAYLRRTLRASGLLYGTPADPPTPTDVEPPSEFEARALEEQLFRAVVKTLTRLALDLAYLVGAPEGRRREQLLLLFAVLTGELDLADALGKRLTAGGEVPKRLVGKVEAALRKREPTLAGDPVYGLVLHNGAQYADAQLFCRQAIEYFSSGRFLRERAQRRLDFAAKQKALLVDVLTGLACVDRLPGAPARRAILKQVENLELPDAMESELKAAVKQSFERRRSVRDVVRQVRSVDMRHFLLEQTLLAALVDGRRTRRERVFIGELADALHVPAAELHRLELEMAEFYARHRSIVDVFTVTDAAGAMGEDMVSGMQETLEKNFHRLMQEVRETGDLAVLLTKAARRQKLSSEERKRMRAQLLDVAKAIPALAIFAAPGGILLLAALAKVLPFSLLPSSFQDAEPTEADNDDGVPEREAG from the coding sequence GTGCTGGACTTCAGCAAGGCGGGGTGGCTGGTTCCCCTGCTGGACGAGACGATTGCCTCCGCGAGCGAGCCCTCGCTGCAGCCGTCCGACGTGCTGATGGACTCCGGCCGCGCGCGCGCCCGGGCGTACCTGCGCCGCACGCTGCGCGCCAGCGGGCTGCTGTATGGCACCCCGGCGGACCCGCCCACGCCGACGGACGTGGAGCCTCCCTCGGAGTTCGAGGCGCGGGCGCTGGAGGAGCAGCTCTTCCGCGCGGTGGTGAAGACACTGACGCGGCTGGCGCTGGACCTGGCGTACCTGGTGGGCGCGCCGGAGGGGCGTCGCCGGGAGCAGCTCCTGCTGCTGTTCGCGGTGCTCACCGGGGAGCTGGACCTGGCGGATGCGCTGGGCAAGCGCCTGACGGCTGGAGGGGAAGTCCCCAAGCGGCTGGTGGGCAAGGTGGAGGCCGCGCTGCGCAAGCGCGAGCCCACGCTGGCGGGAGACCCGGTGTACGGGCTGGTGCTGCACAACGGCGCGCAGTATGCGGACGCGCAGCTGTTCTGCCGGCAGGCCATCGAGTACTTCTCCAGCGGGCGGTTCCTGCGCGAGCGGGCGCAGCGGCGGCTGGACTTCGCGGCGAAGCAGAAGGCGCTGCTGGTGGACGTGCTGACGGGGCTGGCGTGCGTGGACCGCCTGCCGGGGGCGCCCGCGCGCCGGGCGATTCTCAAGCAGGTGGAGAACCTCGAGCTGCCGGACGCCATGGAGTCGGAGCTGAAGGCCGCGGTGAAGCAGTCCTTCGAGCGGCGGCGCTCCGTGCGGGACGTGGTGCGGCAGGTGCGCAGCGTGGACATGCGGCACTTCCTGCTGGAGCAGACGCTGCTGGCCGCACTGGTGGACGGCCGGCGCACGCGGCGCGAGCGCGTCTTCATCGGCGAGCTGGCGGACGCGCTGCATGTGCCCGCCGCGGAGCTGCACCGGCTGGAGCTGGAGATGGCCGAGTTCTATGCCCGCCATCGCTCCATCGTGGATGTCTTCACGGTGACGGACGCGGCGGGCGCCATGGGCGAGGACATGGTGTCCGGCATGCAGGAGACGCTGGAGAAGAACTTCCACCGGCTCATGCAGGAGGTCCGTGAGACGGGCGACCTGGCGGTGCTGCTGACCAAGGCGGCGCGGCGTCAGAAGCTGTCGAGTGAAGAGCGCAAGCGGATGCGCGCGCAGCTGCTCGACGTGGCGAAGGCGATTCCGGCGCTCGCCATCTTCGCGGCGCCCGGCGGAATCCTGCTGCTGGCCGCGCTCGCCAAGGTGCTGCCCTTCAGCCTGCTGCCCAGCTCGTTCCAGGACGCCGAGCCCACCGAGGCGGACAACGACGACGGGGTGCCGGAGCGCGAGGCAGGGTGA
- a CDS encoding TetR/AcrR family transcriptional regulator, giving the protein MNDQAERHKRRLPPAERGRAQDKSRDDLIIGATLELLGENGYHGLTMTDVAARAGVSKATLYRRWTTKADLVADAVATLNPMDPPRYPGTSLRDDLLALMEQAGNCDDRPEIVIATMEMARMHPDLYRTLAERFGTFVRAELDKLARRAADAGHVPMSEVELDVVGDTVVALLAHYAGPAGEPVPQERLVRLVDHVLMVLITGARAAE; this is encoded by the coding sequence ATGAACGATCAGGCTGAACGACATAAGCGTCGTCTGCCGCCGGCAGAACGGGGGCGCGCCCAAGACAAAAGCCGCGACGACCTCATCATCGGAGCCACGCTCGAGCTGCTCGGTGAGAACGGGTACCACGGGCTGACGATGACCGATGTGGCGGCGCGCGCAGGGGTATCGAAGGCGACGCTTTATCGGCGTTGGACGACCAAAGCGGACCTTGTGGCCGATGCCGTTGCCACACTGAATCCGATGGATCCGCCTCGCTATCCAGGCACATCGCTGCGAGACGATCTCCTGGCGTTGATGGAGCAAGCCGGCAACTGCGACGACCGCCCCGAGATCGTCATCGCGACGATGGAGATGGCGCGGATGCACCCGGACCTTTATCGAACCCTGGCCGAGCGTTTCGGCACGTTCGTTCGGGCAGAACTCGACAAGCTTGCCAGGCGAGCGGCTGATGCGGGACACGTGCCTATGTCGGAGGTTGAACTCGACGTCGTGGGTGACACGGTAGTTGCGCTCCTGGCCCATTACGCCGGACCGGCTGGTGAACCGGTCCCGCAGGAGCGGCTGGTCAGGCTAGTCGACCACGTACTAATGGTCTTGATAACGGGCGCACGTGCCGCGGAATAG
- a CDS encoding HSP90 family protein gives MDHRFQVSLRGVIDLLSHHLYSSPGVYVRELLQNATDAIRARQLLEPGHAGTVRLELMEKQDGSPPTLLFSDDGVGLTEEEIHRFLATIGESSKREALADRRNDFIGQFGIGLLSCFMVCDELLVVTRSARGDGRTLEWRGRHDGTYAVRESEHPLERPGTQVFLMARADVLEWFSAERLRHLARHYGGLLPFPIQLTAGGRTERLNPDGPPWRREYDSATERRSAMLAYGREVFGTDFIDYIPLRSTAGDVDGVAFVLPASPHFNARQKHRVYLKHMLLSESAENLLPEWAFFVKCVVNANALRPTASRESFYEDESLALAREALGQGLRTYLVELAQEDPRALQRLIALHGLSVKALALDDDDFYRLVINWLPFETSLGVMTLADYRRAHEVVRYTPSLDGFRQVARVAGAQGLCVINAAYTHDTALLEKLPHVVPDAQVKAFTAADLPQSFEELTLDEREAVFPLLRMAERVLAPFRCGVVVKKFFPAEVPTLYSSDEEGAFRRDAERARDESDDLYAGVMEGLMAAAGAERAQLCFNLHNPVVRRLAAVADREVLKLSVEMLYVQALLLGHHPLNAQEMALLNQGLLGLISAQLGDGGEGGGDGGGGSRGFH, from the coding sequence GTGGACCACCGATTCCAAGTCAGCCTCCGTGGGGTCATCGACCTCCTGTCGCACCACCTGTACAGCTCGCCGGGGGTCTACGTCCGCGAGCTGCTCCAGAACGCCACGGACGCCATCCGCGCGCGCCAGCTGCTGGAGCCCGGCCACGCCGGCACCGTGCGGCTGGAGCTGATGGAGAAGCAGGACGGCAGCCCGCCCACCCTCCTCTTCAGCGACGATGGGGTGGGGCTGACGGAGGAGGAGATCCACCGCTTCCTGGCCACCATCGGCGAGTCCTCCAAGCGCGAGGCCCTGGCCGACCGGCGCAACGACTTCATCGGCCAGTTCGGCATCGGCCTGCTGTCGTGCTTCATGGTGTGCGACGAGCTGCTGGTGGTGACGCGCTCGGCGCGCGGGGACGGGCGCACCCTGGAGTGGCGCGGCCGGCATGACGGCACGTACGCCGTGCGGGAGTCCGAGCACCCGCTCGAGCGCCCGGGCACCCAGGTCTTCCTGATGGCGCGCGCGGACGTGCTGGAGTGGTTCTCCGCCGAGCGCCTGCGCCACCTGGCCCGGCACTACGGCGGCCTGCTCCCCTTCCCCATCCAGCTCACCGCGGGCGGGCGCACCGAGCGCCTCAACCCGGACGGCCCGCCCTGGCGCCGCGAGTACGACAGCGCGACGGAGCGGCGCTCGGCCATGCTGGCCTACGGGCGCGAGGTGTTCGGCACCGACTTCATCGACTACATCCCCCTGCGCTCGACGGCGGGGGACGTGGACGGGGTGGCCTTCGTGCTGCCGGCCTCGCCGCACTTCAACGCGCGGCAGAAGCACCGGGTGTACCTCAAGCACATGCTGCTGTCGGAGAGCGCGGAGAACCTGCTCCCCGAGTGGGCCTTCTTCGTGAAGTGCGTGGTGAACGCCAACGCGCTGCGGCCCACCGCCAGCCGCGAGTCCTTCTACGAGGACGAGTCCCTGGCGCTGGCCCGCGAGGCGCTGGGACAGGGCCTGCGCACGTACCTGGTGGAGCTGGCGCAGGAGGACCCGCGCGCGCTGCAGCGGCTGATTGCGCTGCACGGGCTGAGCGTGAAGGCGCTGGCGCTGGACGACGACGACTTCTACCGGCTGGTCATCAACTGGCTGCCCTTCGAGACGTCGCTCGGGGTGATGACGCTGGCGGACTACCGGCGCGCGCACGAGGTGGTGCGCTACACGCCCTCGCTGGACGGCTTCCGGCAGGTGGCGCGGGTGGCGGGGGCGCAGGGGCTGTGCGTCATCAACGCGGCGTACACGCATGACACGGCGCTCCTGGAGAAGCTGCCGCACGTGGTGCCGGACGCGCAGGTGAAGGCCTTCACCGCGGCGGACCTGCCGCAGAGCTTCGAGGAGCTGACGCTGGACGAGCGCGAGGCCGTCTTCCCGCTGCTGCGCATGGCGGAGCGGGTGCTGGCGCCGTTCCGCTGCGGCGTGGTGGTGAAGAAGTTCTTCCCGGCGGAGGTGCCCACGCTCTACAGCTCGGACGAGGAGGGCGCCTTCCGCCGCGACGCCGAGCGGGCGCGCGACGAGTCCGACGACCTCTATGCCGGGGTGATGGAGGGGCTCATGGCGGCGGCGGGCGCGGAGCGCGCGCAGCTGTGCTTCAACCTGCACAACCCGGTGGTGCGGCGGCTGGCGGCGGTGGCGGACCGGGAGGTGCTGAAGCTGTCGGTGGAGATGCTCTACGTGCAGGCGCTGCTGCTGGGACACCACCCGCTGAACGCGCAGGAGATGGCGCTGCTGAACCAGGGCCTGCTGGGGCTCATCTCCGCGCAGCTCGGCGACGGGGGCGAGGGCGGCGGCGACGGGGGCGGTGGCTCCAGGGGGTTCCACTGA
- a CDS encoding alkaline phosphatase D family protein — protein sequence MFDKFKRRSFLQAVVAVAASTAVGCSDEDESGVGPSDESAKYFPQSVASGDPRADSVVLWVRAVDPESPGANTALRLEVSPNEDFSGAVVNTQVTALAANDHSLKVKVTRLAPRTTYYYRFTFEKGGQKFSTATGRTRTAPAAGDDVPVKFAFASCQDYIGRYFNAWQRLLQINEDLDFVVFLGDYIYETTGDASFQSANGQRSVVFSQPEQAMRMGVGLTGFYAANSLSNYRDLYKNLRSDKLIQQVHERYPFIVMWDDHEFSDDCWGPNATYTDGRANEQQVDRRRNAEQAFFEYIPLDQTNAPEGAIDINAVMGQPTKVYRDFDFGKHLKLMVADYRTHRPDHIIPEDAYPGTVVIDAATLASLPAPVQAAFAGETFAYVNIDAAPLAPYKPALIGAYVNEAVRAGLTQEQAGAKATATITGNLSLFYVNQVIAAVNRTLPAAQQIPAIAITEATPRGVAYVHMGKSALFNIQGSRYIVVKPVFDLYAGLKYRATQGASENALGTEQQAWFQNTVKAANTWKVVVSSVSLTSMVFNLADKTDIPEANLRQAFYFSVDQWDGFPTKKQELLKYIRDNQLAQSTIFISGDIHASFASVESGVPALTAPAISSGSIKELAGLALLGAGYGQGAAVHRYIVQELEKTMQAANPGLKFADGDGHGFVVMEVKADEAIASFHLIPSTEITKDYTLRPSTELAARFSNTRFSIKGGAITAL from the coding sequence TTGTTCGACAAATTCAAGCGTCGCAGTTTCCTTCAGGCCGTCGTCGCCGTCGCGGCGAGCACCGCGGTTGGTTGCTCGGACGAGGACGAGTCGGGCGTCGGGCCGTCGGACGAAAGCGCGAAGTACTTCCCGCAGTCGGTGGCGTCGGGAGACCCGCGTGCGGACAGCGTGGTGCTGTGGGTGCGCGCGGTGGACCCGGAGAGCCCCGGGGCCAACACGGCGCTGCGGCTGGAGGTCTCCCCCAACGAGGACTTCAGCGGCGCGGTGGTGAACACGCAGGTGACGGCGCTGGCGGCGAATGACCACTCCCTCAAGGTGAAGGTCACCCGCCTGGCGCCGCGCACCACGTACTACTACCGCTTCACCTTCGAGAAGGGCGGCCAGAAGTTCAGCACCGCGACGGGCCGCACCCGCACGGCGCCGGCGGCCGGTGACGACGTTCCGGTGAAGTTCGCCTTCGCCAGCTGCCAGGACTACATCGGCCGCTACTTCAACGCGTGGCAGCGCCTGCTGCAGATCAACGAGGACCTCGACTTCGTCGTGTTCCTCGGCGACTACATCTACGAGACGACGGGCGACGCGTCCTTCCAGTCCGCCAACGGCCAGCGCTCGGTGGTGTTCAGCCAGCCGGAGCAGGCGATGCGCATGGGCGTGGGGCTGACGGGGTTCTACGCCGCCAACTCGCTGTCCAACTACCGCGACCTCTACAAGAACCTGCGCTCGGACAAGCTCATCCAGCAGGTCCACGAGCGCTACCCGTTCATCGTCATGTGGGACGACCACGAGTTCTCCGACGACTGCTGGGGCCCCAACGCCACGTACACGGACGGGCGCGCGAACGAGCAGCAGGTGGACCGCCGCCGCAACGCGGAGCAGGCCTTCTTCGAGTACATCCCGCTGGACCAGACCAATGCGCCCGAGGGGGCCATCGACATCAACGCGGTGATGGGCCAGCCGACGAAGGTGTACCGGGACTTCGACTTCGGCAAGCACCTGAAGCTGATGGTGGCGGACTACCGCACCCACCGCCCGGACCACATCATCCCCGAGGACGCCTACCCGGGCACGGTGGTCATCGACGCGGCGACGCTCGCCTCCCTGCCGGCGCCGGTGCAGGCCGCCTTCGCGGGGGAGACGTTCGCGTACGTCAACATCGACGCCGCGCCGCTGGCGCCGTACAAGCCCGCGCTCATCGGCGCGTATGTGAACGAGGCCGTCAGGGCGGGCCTCACCCAGGAGCAGGCCGGCGCCAAGGCGACTGCCACCATCACCGGCAACCTGTCGCTGTTCTACGTCAACCAGGTCATCGCCGCGGTCAACCGCACGCTGCCAGCGGCCCAGCAGATTCCCGCCATCGCCATCACCGAGGCGACGCCGCGCGGCGTGGCGTACGTGCACATGGGCAAGAGCGCGCTCTTCAACATCCAGGGCTCGCGCTACATCGTCGTGAAGCCGGTGTTCGACCTGTACGCGGGTCTCAAGTACCGGGCCACGCAGGGTGCCAGCGAGAACGCGCTGGGCACCGAGCAGCAGGCGTGGTTCCAGAACACGGTGAAGGCGGCCAACACCTGGAAGGTGGTGGTGTCCTCCGTGTCGCTGACGTCCATGGTGTTCAACCTGGCGGACAAGACGGACATCCCGGAGGCCAACCTGCGCCAGGCCTTCTACTTCAGCGTGGACCAGTGGGACGGCTTCCCCACCAAGAAGCAGGAGCTGCTGAAGTACATCCGCGACAACCAGCTGGCGCAGAGCACCATCTTCATCTCCGGTGACATCCACGCGTCCTTCGCGTCGGTGGAGTCGGGCGTGCCCGCGCTGACGGCGCCGGCCATCTCCTCCGGCTCCATCAAGGAGCTGGCGGGCCTGGCGCTGCTGGGCGCCGGCTACGGCCAGGGCGCGGCGGTGCACCGCTACATCGTCCAGGAGCTGGAGAAGACGATGCAGGCGGCCAACCCCGGCCTGAAGTTCGCGGACGGCGACGGCCACGGCTTCGTGGTGATGGAGGTGAAGGCGGACGAGGCCATCGCCTCCTTCCACCTCATCCCCAGCACGGAAATCACCAAGGACTACACGCTGCGCCCGAGCACCGAGCTGGCCGCGCGCTTCTCCAACACGCGCTTCAGCATCAAGGGCGGCGCCATCACCGCGCTGTAG
- a CDS encoding metal-dependent hydrolase — MRTKLMAVVAGAMLAFAGTAAAQGTPAQGTPPTPKGSNAPASVKTPVGRGKTEVTWWGHAAFVVRTPGGAVIAIDPWLSNPRAPQGAAQPEALDAILVTHGHFDHVGETKALAQKTGAKVFGSFELVNLLGLPEAQAVGANAGGTFQVKDATIHLVEAVHSSSYAADPKSPAQYAGAPLGFVVAVANGPTLYHAGDTGAFESMSLIGTQFKPSVVMLPIGGHFTMGPAEAAQAVRMLNAKTVVPMHYGTFPLLQGTPDALRGELKKTRSTARVMDLEVGKATSL, encoded by the coding sequence ATGCGGACGAAGCTCATGGCAGTGGTCGCGGGTGCGATGCTGGCCTTCGCGGGCACGGCGGCGGCGCAGGGCACTCCGGCCCAGGGCACTCCCCCCACGCCCAAGGGGAGCAACGCCCCGGCGAGCGTGAAGACGCCGGTGGGCCGAGGGAAGACCGAGGTGACGTGGTGGGGCCACGCGGCCTTCGTGGTGCGCACCCCGGGCGGGGCGGTGATTGCCATCGACCCGTGGCTGTCCAACCCCCGCGCGCCCCAGGGCGCCGCGCAGCCGGAGGCGCTGGACGCCATCCTCGTCACCCACGGCCACTTCGACCACGTGGGCGAGACCAAGGCCCTGGCCCAGAAGACGGGCGCGAAGGTGTTCGGCTCCTTCGAGCTGGTCAACCTGCTCGGGCTGCCGGAGGCGCAGGCCGTGGGCGCCAACGCGGGCGGCACCTTCCAGGTGAAGGACGCCACCATCCACCTGGTGGAGGCGGTGCACTCCAGCAGCTACGCCGCGGATCCCAAGTCGCCTGCCCAGTACGCGGGCGCGCCGCTGGGCTTCGTGGTGGCCGTCGCCAACGGCCCCACGCTGTACCACGCGGGCGACACCGGGGCCTTCGAGTCCATGTCGCTCATCGGCACCCAGTTCAAGCCCTCCGTGGTGATGCTGCCCATCGGCGGGCACTTCACCATGGGCCCGGCGGAGGCGGCCCAGGCGGTGCGGATGCTGAACGCCAAGACGGTCGTCCCCATGCACTACGGCACCTTCCCGCTGCTCCAGGGCACGCCCGACGCACTGCGCGGTGAGCTGAAGAAGACGCGCAGCACGGCCCGCGTCATGGACCTGGAGGTTGGAAAGGCGACCTCCCTGTAG
- a CDS encoding Tex family protein — translation MHAYAAELSKELGLRPEQVDRTLALQEEGATVPFIARYRKEVTGGLDEVQIQTILDRAAERGELDSRRDTILRTIEEQGKLTPELAKALKAAKTRTELEDLYLPYKPKRRTRAAIARERGLEPLADLLWKQDGKRGDDRDAKVRPYVNPEKDVPDLDAALAGARDICAERVAEDAGLRREAREVCARRGTLRSDVVPAKKGEPTKFENYYGHEEPLSQAPSHRVLALMRGEEEGVLKVKLSMPDDEVKALLAGRVVTRPQSLFAPELRAAVEDGWERLMGPSLESELRAELKERADRQAIGVFGENLRHLLLAPPAGARAVLALDPGLRTGAKLAMMDVTGSVVETATLYTERSADERARAAKLLEAVLKKHKPELIAVGNGTGSREAEVFVRDTLKALGSTVPVVSVSEQGASVYSASEVAREEFPELDVSLRGAVSIGRRLQDPLAELVKLDPKSIGVGQYQHDVDQGLLKKKLGEVVDSCVNAVGVDVNTASPQLLEHVSGVGPSLAKKLVAHRAAKGRFTTRRELLKVSGLGPKTFEQAAGFLRVRGKEPLDASAVHPERYDVVERMAKDLGVQVSALVGNAELVRKIDAKRYLGPDLGELTLKDILSELEKPSRDPRGDFTAPQLRDDLRSLEDVKEGMVLQGVVTNVTAFGAFVDVGVHQDGLVHVSQISTKFVKDPSEVVKVGDRLTVRVLTVDLARKRLALSVRAVQEGGAPQPSGRPAVGGATGPGRMTERGGGGPRQDSRPPGGRPSSGQSASGGRPASSPGDKKGPEPFNNPFSKLKR, via the coding sequence ATGCACGCCTACGCCGCTGAGCTTTCGAAGGAGCTGGGCCTCCGGCCCGAGCAGGTGGACCGGACCCTCGCGCTGCAGGAGGAGGGGGCGACAGTTCCCTTCATCGCGCGCTATCGCAAGGAAGTCACCGGAGGCCTGGACGAGGTCCAAATCCAGACCATCCTCGACCGGGCCGCCGAGCGCGGGGAGCTGGACTCGCGCCGCGACACCATCCTCCGGACCATCGAGGAGCAGGGGAAGCTGACGCCGGAGCTGGCCAAGGCGCTGAAGGCCGCGAAGACGCGCACCGAGCTGGAGGACCTGTACCTTCCGTACAAGCCCAAGCGCCGCACTCGGGCGGCCATCGCCAGGGAGCGCGGGCTGGAGCCGCTGGCGGACCTGCTCTGGAAGCAGGACGGAAAGCGCGGAGACGACCGGGACGCGAAGGTGCGGCCGTACGTGAATCCCGAGAAGGACGTGCCGGACCTGGACGCGGCGCTCGCGGGCGCGCGAGACATCTGCGCGGAGCGCGTGGCGGAGGACGCCGGCCTGCGACGCGAGGCGCGCGAGGTGTGCGCGAGGCGGGGCACGCTGCGCTCGGACGTGGTGCCCGCGAAGAAGGGCGAGCCCACCAAGTTCGAGAACTACTACGGCCACGAGGAGCCGCTGTCCCAGGCCCCGTCCCACCGCGTGCTGGCGCTGATGCGCGGCGAGGAGGAGGGCGTGCTGAAGGTGAAGCTCTCCATGCCGGACGACGAGGTGAAGGCCCTGCTCGCCGGGCGGGTGGTGACGCGGCCGCAGTCCCTCTTCGCGCCGGAGCTGCGCGCGGCGGTGGAGGACGGGTGGGAGCGGCTGATGGGGCCGTCGCTGGAGTCGGAGCTGCGCGCGGAGCTGAAGGAGCGCGCGGACCGGCAGGCCATTGGCGTCTTCGGTGAGAACCTGCGCCACCTGCTGCTCGCGCCTCCGGCCGGCGCGCGGGCGGTGCTGGCGCTGGACCCGGGCCTGCGCACGGGCGCCAAGCTGGCGATGATGGACGTCACCGGCAGCGTGGTGGAGACGGCGACGCTCTACACCGAGCGCAGCGCGGACGAGCGCGCCCGGGCGGCGAAGCTGCTGGAGGCGGTGCTGAAGAAGCACAAGCCGGAGCTGATTGCGGTGGGCAACGGCACGGGCAGCCGCGAGGCGGAGGTCTTCGTGCGGGACACGCTGAAGGCGCTGGGCTCGACGGTGCCGGTGGTGTCGGTGAGCGAGCAGGGCGCGTCGGTGTACTCGGCGTCGGAGGTGGCGCGCGAGGAGTTCCCGGAGCTGGACGTGAGCCTGCGAGGCGCGGTGTCCATCGGCCGGCGGCTGCAGGACCCGCTGGCGGAGCTGGTGAAGCTGGACCCCAAGAGCATCGGCGTGGGCCAGTACCAGCACGACGTGGACCAGGGCCTGCTGAAGAAGAAGCTGGGCGAGGTGGTGGACTCGTGTGTGAACGCGGTGGGCGTGGATGTGAACACCGCGTCGCCGCAGCTGCTGGAGCATGTGTCCGGCGTGGGGCCGTCGCTGGCGAAGAAGCTGGTGGCGCACCGGGCGGCGAAGGGGCGCTTCACCACGCGCCGTGAGCTGCTGAAGGTGAGCGGGCTGGGACCGAAGACGTTCGAGCAGGCGGCGGGCTTCCTGCGGGTGCGCGGCAAGGAGCCGCTGGACGCCAGCGCGGTGCACCCGGAGCGCTATGACGTCGTGGAGCGCATGGCGAAGGACCTGGGCGTGCAGGTCAGCGCCCTGGTCGGCAACGCGGAGCTGGTGCGCAAGATTGATGCGAAGCGCTACCTGGGCCCGGACCTGGGCGAGCTGACGTTGAAGGACATCCTGTCGGAGCTGGAGAAGCCCAGCAGAGACCCGCGTGGCGACTTCACGGCGCCGCAGCTACGCGATGACCTGCGCTCGCTGGAGGACGTGAAGGAGGGCATGGTGCTCCAGGGCGTGGTGACGAACGTCACCGCGTTCGGCGCCTTCGTGGACGTGGGCGTGCACCAGGACGGCCTGGTCCACGTGTCTCAAATCTCCACGAAGTTCGTGAAGGACCCCTCCGAGGTGGTGAAGGTGGGCGACCGGCTGACGGTGCGCGTGCTCACCGTGGACCTGGCGCGCAAGCGGCTGGCGCTGTCCGTGCGCGCGGTGCAGGAGGGTGGGGCGCCGCAGCCCTCGGGCCGGCCCGCGGTGGGCGGGGCCACGGGGCCGGGGCGGATGACGGAGCGCGGCGGCGGTGGGCCCCGGCAGGACTCGCGGCCTCCGGGCGGCAGACCGTCGTCAGGCCAGAGCGCCTCGGGTGGCAGGCCCGCTTCGAGCCCCGGGGACAAGAAGGGCCCGGAGCCTTTCAACAACCCCTTCAGCAAGCTCAAGCGCTGA